A single window of Planctomycetia bacterium DNA harbors:
- a CDS encoding helix-turn-helix domain-containing protein: MQFVLGKTSRVVFADSNQQVLMRGDEASGLMAIYPVLAQNATSLWRGIRLVPGQVVVHGPGTHVNHLTGKQSSSYGIYLHPQELQDIACKLLHTEQLIFPRGWSVASVNPAHFDRFNQVIKHWVTNVAAYPGIVQTIEGMRLEKELLRSLINMLFPEVNYRKDLSYSSRMQLVSKAEEFMRANLGKAIGSVDLCKELSVSGRTLRLAFHERYGHGHMAFFKVLRLNKVRDLLKQEETASVRDAANTLGFVHLGNFAADYFRHFGELPRNTWKRNDQGSR; the protein is encoded by the coding sequence ATGCAATTCGTCCTGGGCAAGACTTCTCGAGTTGTGTTTGCGGATAGCAATCAGCAGGTATTGATGCGGGGAGACGAAGCTTCCGGGTTGATGGCGATTTATCCGGTGCTGGCCCAGAACGCTACCAGCCTCTGGCGCGGGATTAGACTCGTTCCGGGCCAGGTGGTGGTACACGGCCCCGGGACTCATGTCAATCACCTTACGGGCAAGCAATCCAGTAGTTATGGCATCTATTTGCATCCTCAGGAATTGCAGGATATTGCGTGCAAACTCCTCCATACCGAACAGCTTATCTTTCCCCGGGGTTGGTCCGTAGCCTCGGTGAATCCGGCCCATTTCGACAGATTCAACCAGGTCATCAAGCATTGGGTTACCAACGTTGCAGCTTACCCGGGTATCGTTCAGACTATCGAAGGTATGCGTCTCGAAAAAGAACTACTGCGCTCACTCATCAACATGCTTTTTCCAGAAGTTAACTACAGGAAAGATCTCTCTTATTCCAGCAGGATGCAACTTGTCTCCAAGGCGGAAGAGTTCATGAGGGCCAACCTCGGCAAAGCCATCGGCAGCGTTGATCTCTGCAAGGAACTGTCAGTGAGTGGTCGAACTCTGCGACTGGCGTTCCATGAACGCTATGGTCATGGGCATATGGCCTTTTTTAAGGTGTTGCGTCTGAACAAGGTGCGCGACTTGCTTAAACAGGAAGAAACTGCTTCTGTCAGGGATGCTGCGAACACTTTGGGCTTTGTCCATCTTGGTAACTTCGCTGCTGATTACTTCCGTCACTTTGGAGAGTTGCCGAGAAATACCTGGAAACGTAACGACCAGGGTAGCCGCTGA
- a CDS encoding arylsulfatase has protein sequence MAHNNKVMARSAQDGKKPNICIIWGDDIGWNNPSAYHRGMMGYQTPNIDRVGKEGGFFTDWYGQQSCTAGRAAFITGQSPFRTGLLKVGLPGAKEGLSDKDPTIPALLKNHGYMTAQYGKNHLGDRDEHLPTNHGFDEFYGNLYHLNAEQEPEHPDYYKNPQLKKMFGPRGVIKSFANGQITDTGPLTIERMKTVDEEVTKGALDFIDRAVKAEKPFFLWWNSTRMHIWTHLKKESQNVTGLGVYPDGMVEHDGHVGQLLDKLDKLGIADNTIVMYSTDNGAECFSWPDGGSTPFRNEKNSNWEGGYRVPCMIRWPGVIKPGTVFNGICSHEDMLVTLLAAAGEPDVKEKLLKGHKAIGRDYKVHLDGYNLIPYFKGEVKESPRREFFYWTDDGSLCNLRYDRWKIVFMEQRGHGLEVWQEPLVTLRFPKLFCLRTDPFERADHEAGDYNRWRVDHAFVLLPAAAFVSQHLESFKAFPPRQKPGSFNVDAILKKLQEGGGAGH, from the coding sequence ATGGCCCACAACAACAAAGTGATGGCCAGGAGCGCTCAGGATGGCAAGAAGCCCAACATCTGCATCATCTGGGGTGACGATATCGGCTGGAACAACCCCAGCGCGTACCACCGTGGAATGATGGGCTACCAGACTCCCAACATTGATCGCGTCGGCAAGGAAGGTGGATTTTTCACTGATTGGTACGGTCAGCAATCCTGCACGGCAGGTCGAGCTGCCTTCATTACCGGCCAAAGCCCCTTCCGCACCGGCTTGCTCAAAGTGGGCCTGCCCGGAGCCAAGGAAGGTCTTTCCGACAAGGACCCCACCATCCCAGCCCTGCTGAAGAATCACGGCTACATGACCGCCCAGTATGGCAAGAATCACCTGGGCGACCGCGATGAGCACCTCCCTACCAACCACGGCTTCGACGAGTTCTACGGCAATCTGTATCACCTCAATGCTGAGCAGGAACCCGAACATCCCGATTACTACAAGAATCCACAACTCAAGAAGATGTTCGGACCACGTGGCGTCATCAAGTCCTTCGCGAATGGGCAGATCACCGACACTGGTCCTCTGACCATCGAACGCATGAAGACCGTTGATGAAGAAGTCACCAAAGGTGCCCTGGATTTCATCGACCGCGCTGTGAAGGCCGAGAAGCCCTTCTTCCTCTGGTGGAATTCCACCCGGATGCACATCTGGACCCACCTGAAGAAAGAGTCTCAGAATGTGACTGGATTGGGTGTTTATCCGGACGGCATGGTCGAACATGATGGACACGTCGGACAGTTGCTTGACAAGCTCGACAAGCTGGGTATCGCCGACAACACGATTGTGATGTACTCCACCGATAACGGTGCCGAATGCTTCTCCTGGCCCGATGGCGGCAGCACCCCATTCCGCAATGAAAAGAACTCCAACTGGGAAGGTGGCTACCGCGTGCCCTGCATGATCCGCTGGCCGGGCGTTATCAAGCCTGGCACGGTGTTTAATGGCATCTGCTCGCACGAAGACATGCTCGTGACCCTGCTGGCGGCAGCTGGTGAACCGGATGTCAAGGAAAAGCTGCTCAAGGGCCACAAGGCGATCGGCCGTGATTACAAGGTCCATCTCGATGGCTACAATCTGATTCCCTACTTCAAAGGCGAAGTCAAGGAATCTCCACGCCGCGAGTTCTTCTACTGGACCGACGACGGCAGCCTGTGCAACCTGCGCTACGACCGCTGGAAGATCGTCTTCATGGAACAGCGGGGCCACGGCCTGGAAGTCTGGCAGGAACCTCTGGTGACCCTCCGATTCCCGAAACTGTTCTGTCTCCGCACTGATCCGTTTGAACGGGCCGACCACGAAGCTGGCGACTACAACCGCTGGCGCGTCGATCACGCCTTCGTACTGCTGCCGGCCGCTGCCTTCGTCAGCCAGCACCTGGAGTCGTTTAAAGCGTTCCCACCACGCCAGAAGCCAGGCAGCTTCAACGTGGATGCCATCCTCAAGAAGTTGCAAGAAGGTGGCGGTGCGGGACATTAA
- a CDS encoding PEP-CTERM sorting domain-containing protein (PEP-CTERM proteins occur, often in large numbers, in the proteomes of bacteria that also encode an exosortase, a predicted intramembrane cysteine proteinase. The presence of a PEP-CTERM domain at a protein's C-terminus predicts cleavage within the sorting domain, followed by covalent anchoring to some some component of the (usually Gram-negative) cell surface. Many PEP-CTERM proteins exhibit an unusual sequence composition that includes large numbers of potential glycosylation sites. Expression of one such protein has been shown restore the ability of a bacterium to form floc, a type of biofilm.) translates to MLRLIRATMPTLLFSCWLSTTAFAQNFVVNGTFNDSVPSNGTGGSWTSSTIGSGGWAATGGNPGGCFTLNENGFFPDPRIEQTITGLSIGQSYTVTGDYQIHVALGNPANSFGVLLDSNTLLQLGNPGATWTPFTVNFVATSSSHLIAFEAERNGSDHSYMIDNISVVAVVPEPASWAMIVLGISGMTALSWKSKNRRYLTML, encoded by the coding sequence ATGCTCAGACTGATCCGAGCTACCATGCCAACATTACTCTTCTCCTGTTGGCTTTCGACTACCGCCTTTGCTCAAAACTTTGTCGTCAATGGGACGTTCAATGACAGCGTGCCCAGTAATGGTACGGGTGGCAGTTGGACAAGTTCGACCATCGGAAGTGGTGGCTGGGCTGCCACGGGTGGCAACCCTGGCGGTTGCTTTACTCTCAATGAGAATGGATTTTTTCCGGATCCCAGGATTGAACAAACCATTACTGGATTGTCTATCGGGCAATCGTACACCGTAACCGGTGACTATCAGATTCACGTTGCTCTCGGCAATCCAGCCAATTCTTTTGGCGTTCTGCTCGATTCGAATACCCTCCTTCAACTCGGTAATCCTGGAGCGACCTGGACTCCCTTCACCGTCAATTTCGTTGCAACTAGTTCCAGTCATCTGATAGCGTTTGAGGCTGAACGAAACGGCTCCGATCATTCTTACATGATTGACAACATCAGCGTGGTCGCCGTCGTACCGGAACCCGCTAGCTGGGCAATGATAGTCTTAGGCATATCTGGAATGACGGCACTGAGTTGGAAAAGTAAGAATCGCCGCTACCTGACTATGCTGTGA
- a CDS encoding YXWGXW repeat-containing protein has protein sequence MKLHRRLLVLCLFTGASVLLAASGQEPAPPVPPAKPPVDAPAELPKGMQVENRGPVHEAFANPGASVRGAADTSFAPKAPPPPVPELPPEEKPSGDNVSWIGGYWQWDVEKKDFIWVSGFWRNTPPGRVWSPGEWKVENGQHRYIPGYWKPSNENSWRVDLPEPPKSVEEGPNVPAPHGDAIWIPGHWVFRDEKYVWQPGYWGEVENNMLWNPGQYNYTGNGYRYVPGYWDYCFEDRGLLYAPVYFTEPLWLTPGWRFCPTFGINIGFGGGWGCGYGGFYNNLFIGPGYGSFWFGNFGGPLWWGVGYRPWCWTGGRGYYNNCFRQYCWLNRGNPGWRNNIQQNFAARSLGVIPGPGRQLNQTALGRNVAGRTGVNQTTVNNATNLVSRIGGERAGQQFNDRLQRGRAIQDVNQALKQTSSNTVVQPAKNVLRNQEVARNLPSPDSVRKTPGAASANRANTTGDLSSAIRSAALNRNAGDIARNPTTTARLPSSRPSLAGNSESVLRSQINSAIRNAPADQLSRGSVSRSSDGLRSTGDAGRGVGDTIRRSSSSFDGIRDSARSLDSSMSRSSRSVPDTGRSMLPPSGGSSSTRNMLPSTGSSRGSFNPGSSGSIGRGSMGGSSMGGSRGGFGGGSMGGSRGGFGGGGGGGARGGGGGKR, from the coding sequence ATGAAACTTCATCGTAGACTTCTCGTCTTATGCCTGTTCACAGGGGCATCGGTATTACTGGCAGCCAGTGGGCAGGAACCTGCTCCACCGGTGCCACCGGCTAAACCTCCGGTCGATGCCCCGGCGGAATTGCCTAAGGGAATGCAGGTAGAAAACCGTGGGCCGGTGCATGAAGCTTTTGCCAACCCCGGTGCCAGCGTGCGCGGGGCAGCAGATACATCTTTTGCACCGAAAGCACCGCCTCCACCCGTTCCTGAATTGCCGCCTGAGGAAAAACCTTCAGGCGATAATGTTTCCTGGATTGGTGGTTACTGGCAATGGGATGTCGAGAAGAAAGACTTCATCTGGGTCTCCGGTTTCTGGCGTAACACCCCTCCAGGCCGAGTCTGGTCACCGGGTGAATGGAAAGTGGAGAATGGCCAGCACCGCTATATCCCCGGCTACTGGAAACCGAGCAACGAAAACAGTTGGCGAGTTGATTTGCCTGAACCACCCAAGTCGGTGGAAGAAGGTCCGAATGTTCCAGCACCACACGGTGATGCCATCTGGATTCCGGGGCACTGGGTCTTCCGCGATGAAAAGTATGTCTGGCAGCCTGGCTACTGGGGTGAAGTCGAAAACAACATGCTCTGGAACCCCGGGCAGTACAACTACACCGGCAACGGTTATCGCTATGTGCCGGGCTACTGGGATTATTGTTTCGAAGACCGTGGCTTGCTCTATGCTCCTGTTTATTTCACTGAACCACTATGGTTGACACCTGGCTGGCGATTCTGCCCGACCTTCGGCATCAACATTGGCTTCGGCGGCGGATGGGGCTGTGGCTACGGTGGATTCTACAACAACCTCTTCATCGGACCGGGGTATGGCAGTTTCTGGTTTGGCAACTTCGGTGGACCACTCTGGTGGGGCGTCGGCTATCGGCCCTGGTGCTGGACTGGCGGTCGTGGGTATTACAACAACTGTTTCCGGCAATACTGCTGGCTTAACCGAGGTAATCCAGGCTGGCGAAACAATATTCAGCAGAATTTTGCTGCCCGCAGCCTGGGGGTAATTCCCGGCCCAGGCCGACAACTCAACCAGACAGCACTGGGACGCAATGTTGCAGGCAGAACCGGAGTCAACCAAACGACTGTGAATAATGCCACGAATCTGGTTAGCCGGATTGGCGGCGAACGTGCCGGGCAGCAATTCAACGACCGGCTGCAGCGTGGCCGGGCCATTCAGGATGTCAACCAGGCCTTGAAGCAGACCAGCAGCAATACTGTGGTGCAGCCTGCGAAAAATGTGTTGCGGAATCAGGAAGTTGCCCGCAATCTGCCTTCGCCGGATAGTGTTCGGAAAACTCCTGGGGCAGCTTCTGCAAATCGAGCCAACACCACTGGAGATTTAAGCTCCGCCATTCGTTCAGCAGCGCTCAATCGCAATGCAGGCGATATCGCCAGGAACCCGACTACTACTGCACGGCTTCCTTCGAGTCGACCCAGCCTGGCGGGCAATTCTGAATCGGTTTTGCGAAGCCAGATTAACAGTGCTATTCGCAATGCCCCTGCAGATCAACTAAGCCGAGGCAGCGTGAGCCGATCTTCAGATGGTTTACGCTCTACGGGCGATGCGGGCCGTGGTGTGGGAGATACCATCCGACGCTCTTCGTCCAGCTTTGATGGTATTCGTGATTCAGCACGTTCGCTTGACAGCTCCATGTCCCGTTCCTCACGCTCGGTTCCCGATACAGGCCGCTCGATGTTGCCACCAAGTGGAGGCAGCTCCAGCACACGTAACATGCTTCCCTCCACGGGCAGCAGTCGGGGCAGTTTTAATCCCGGATCATCCGGCAGTATTGGCCGCGGCAGCATGGGCGGCAGCAGCATGGGAGGTTCTCGCGGTGGCTTCGGTGGGGGCAGCATGGGTGGCTCGCGAGGCGGCTTCGGCGGCGGTGGTGGCGGCGGAGCACGTGGAGGCGGGGGCGGCAAACGATAA
- the lpxI gene encoding UDP-2,3-diacylglucosamine diphosphatase LpxI (LpxI, functionally equivalent to LpxH, replaces it in LPS biosynthesis in a minority of bacteria.), which produces MQRSNAPLGLLAGWGRFPLVVAEKARSLGTPVFCVGIKHEADPQLAQQVDDFAWAGVAKLGRIIRLFKQAGCKKIVMCGKIHKHKVLFAPWRILSLVPDLRCIRFWYNRSLRDRKDDTLLLAMIAEFKRDGMEFGSALDFYPDLLAPEGVLTRRQPTAREMADISFGWEMAKEMGRLDIGQSVCVKEKAVLAIEAIEGTDACIKRAGDLCPAGGFTVVKVAKPQQDMRFDVPTIGLYTIDQVIQAGATTLAIEAGKTIVLDREAVIDMADRYGVSIVAWREAQALRLAG; this is translated from the coding sequence ATGCAACGCAGTAATGCACCATTAGGATTACTGGCAGGCTGGGGACGCTTTCCGCTGGTGGTGGCGGAAAAGGCACGCTCCCTGGGTACACCAGTATTCTGCGTCGGCATCAAGCATGAAGCAGATCCACAGTTGGCTCAGCAGGTCGATGACTTTGCCTGGGCTGGTGTAGCCAAGCTGGGCCGCATCATCCGCCTGTTCAAGCAGGCCGGGTGCAAGAAGATTGTCATGTGCGGCAAGATTCACAAGCACAAGGTGCTCTTTGCCCCGTGGCGAATACTCAGCCTGGTGCCTGACCTGCGCTGCATCCGTTTCTGGTACAACCGTTCGCTGCGAGACAGAAAGGACGATACCTTGTTACTCGCCATGATCGCTGAATTCAAACGGGATGGCATGGAGTTCGGCTCCGCCCTCGATTTCTATCCCGATCTGCTGGCACCCGAAGGTGTGTTGACTCGCCGACAGCCCACGGCACGTGAAATGGCAGACATTTCCTTCGGCTGGGAAATGGCCAAGGAAATGGGCCGCCTGGATATCGGTCAAAGCGTGTGTGTCAAGGAAAAAGCAGTACTGGCGATTGAAGCCATCGAAGGCACCGATGCCTGCATCAAACGTGCTGGAGACTTGTGCCCGGCAGGTGGTTTCACCGTGGTGAAAGTTGCCAAGCCTCAGCAGGATATGCGTTTTGATGTTCCCACCATTGGCCTCTATACCATTGATCAGGTGATTCAAGCCGGTGCAACCACGCTGGCTATCGAAGCAGGCAAGACCATTGTGCTGGATCGGGAAGCAGTCATCGATATGGCAGATCGTTATGGTGTGAGCATTGTCGCCTGGCGCGAAGCCCAGGCACTGCGGCTGGCGGGGTAG
- the lpxD gene encoding UDP-3-O-(3-hydroxymyristoyl)glucosamine N-acyltransferase, translated as MATILPLLRISQIAEMVGGTLIGPAETPITGARALLDAGEHDISFVADDRQQRNLAQTRAAALLAKPGVRHNDLPVIEVADPFSAFLKIYQHFHPELPALECSIDPRAVIDPTAQIGEGCYIGPYAVVGAGSIIGDRCKLHPGVTIGRQCKVGDDCILYPQAVVYDGCTLGHRVILHSHAVIGADGFGYRLDKGKHVKIPQLAGVELADDVEVGAGSMIDRGTFEPTRVGQGTKIDNLVQIGHNCRIGKHNLLVSQVGIGGSSTTGDYVVIAGQVGVADHVHIGDQAVLGAQAGVPSDIPAKTRVLGAPARPERDAKVILLSLDKLPELRQDVRKIKQHLGMTG; from the coding sequence ATGGCGACGATACTCCCTTTACTGCGCATCAGCCAGATTGCCGAGATGGTTGGCGGCACACTCATCGGCCCGGCGGAAACGCCTATCACCGGTGCTCGGGCACTGCTCGATGCTGGTGAACACGATATCTCTTTTGTTGCCGATGACCGCCAACAGCGCAACCTGGCCCAGACGCGCGCTGCAGCCTTGCTGGCCAAGCCGGGCGTCAGGCACAACGATCTGCCTGTCATCGAAGTGGCTGATCCCTTTTCTGCCTTTCTGAAAATCTACCAGCACTTCCATCCTGAGTTGCCTGCCTTGGAATGCAGCATCGATCCGCGTGCGGTCATCGATCCCACTGCCCAGATTGGTGAAGGCTGTTACATCGGGCCGTATGCCGTCGTGGGTGCAGGGAGCATCATCGGCGACCGATGCAAACTCCATCCGGGTGTCACCATCGGCAGGCAGTGCAAAGTGGGTGATGACTGCATCCTCTATCCACAGGCTGTGGTGTATGATGGCTGCACACTGGGGCATCGCGTTATCCTTCACTCGCATGCTGTCATTGGTGCGGATGGGTTTGGCTACCGTCTCGATAAAGGCAAACATGTCAAGATTCCGCAACTCGCCGGTGTGGAACTGGCCGACGATGTGGAAGTAGGTGCAGGCAGCATGATTGATCGAGGCACCTTTGAACCAACCCGTGTGGGACAAGGCACCAAGATCGATAACCTGGTGCAGATCGGCCACAACTGTCGCATCGGCAAGCATAACCTGCTCGTCAGCCAGGTGGGTATCGGCGGCTCCAGCACTACCGGCGACTATGTGGTGATCGCTGGCCAGGTCGGCGTGGCGGATCATGTTCACATTGGCGATCAGGCGGTTCTCGGCGCCCAGGCCGGTGTGCCCAGCGATATTCCTGCCAAGACACGAGTGCTCGGTGCACCAGCAAGGCCCGAGCGAGATGCCAAGGTCATTCTGCTCAGCCTGGATAAGCTGCCCGAACTCCGGCAGGATGTCCGCAAAATCAAACAGCATTTGGGCATGACGGGGTAA
- a CDS encoding terpene cyclase/mutase family protein translates to MSLFIWFTTACLFLPVQDAAPAKEDKEDVLPKPKKVENPASSGEIDNAIKRGIAYLVDHQNKDGSWGDARNTKDLNIYAPTAASHLAYRGGCTALVVCAMCETATGDPAAVKALEKGEQWIFEKLPHLRRDTPDVIYNIWGHAYGIKALVRMHKRLPNDKERQKKIEAAIAHQIDLLGRFESVDGGWGYYDFKAGTQKPATDATSFITATVLIALKEADELGVKTPEKLIKRAVASIERQRKKDNSYLYGEYLKYKPMMPINRPAGSLGRSQACNLALKLWGDKTIDDTVFKTWLDRLYARNLWLDIGRKRPVPHEAYFQIAGYFFYYGHYYGALCIEALPEKDRPFYQEHLAKVMLPLQEKDGSWWDYPLYNYHQSYGTAYVLMSLKRAQKK, encoded by the coding sequence ATGTCCTTATTCATATGGTTTACGACTGCCTGCCTTTTTCTTCCGGTTCAGGATGCTGCACCGGCCAAAGAGGATAAGGAAGACGTTCTCCCCAAGCCCAAGAAAGTGGAAAACCCCGCTTCCTCCGGCGAAATAGACAATGCCATCAAACGCGGCATTGCCTACCTGGTCGATCATCAGAATAAAGATGGCTCCTGGGGCGATGCCCGCAATACCAAAGACCTGAATATCTACGCACCGACGGCAGCTTCGCATCTGGCTTACCGGGGTGGCTGCACGGCTCTCGTAGTCTGTGCCATGTGTGAAACAGCCACCGGCGACCCTGCTGCTGTCAAAGCACTCGAAAAGGGGGAACAGTGGATTTTTGAAAAGCTGCCTCATCTTCGTCGTGATACCCCCGATGTCATCTACAACATCTGGGGCCATGCCTATGGCATCAAGGCATTGGTGCGCATGCACAAGCGATTGCCTAACGACAAGGAACGGCAAAAGAAAATCGAAGCCGCCATCGCTCACCAGATTGATCTGCTGGGACGGTTTGAATCGGTCGATGGAGGCTGGGGGTATTACGACTTCAAGGCAGGTACACAAAAGCCTGCTACCGATGCCACCAGTTTCATCACTGCCACGGTGCTGATTGCTCTCAAGGAAGCGGATGAGCTGGGTGTCAAAACTCCCGAAAAGCTGATTAAGCGTGCCGTTGCTTCGATTGAACGACAACGCAAGAAGGACAACAGCTATCTGTACGGCGAATATTTGAAGTATAAGCCCATGATGCCGATCAATCGACCGGCAGGCAGCCTGGGCCGCTCACAGGCCTGCAACCTGGCATTGAAACTCTGGGGCGATAAAACTATCGACGACACCGTCTTCAAGACTTGGCTCGATCGACTTTATGCTCGCAACCTCTGGCTCGACATTGGCCGCAAGCGACCGGTGCCTCATGAAGCCTACTTCCAGATCGCAGGCTACTTCTTCTACTATGGCCACTACTATGGCGCACTCTGTATAGAAGCCCTGCCCGAAAAAGACCGGCCTTTCTATCAGGAACATCTCGCCAAAGTGATGCTGCCATTGCAGGAAAAGGATGGATCGTGGTGGGATTACCCGCTTTACAATTATCATCAATCGTACGGCACCGCTTACGTTCTGATGTCACTCAAGCGGGCACAGAAGAAGTAG
- a CDS encoding ThuA domain-containing protein: MLRLLSLLCVVCPLTLNAQDRKPIHVLIITGDHGHAWKETTPYLRDLLSGAGMKVEVTETPSTDLTEKNLARFDVLLLNYKDTRNGTPASRWTDANKQAFTDAVKSGKGLVVYHHASSAFVGNAAFDAEFEKMISGGWRKQGNHGKRHEFNVTIRKNDHPITRGMPSEFAHSNDELYQNSKMFPDSTTLATAFSDKKIDPKNSGREEPVVWVAMYGKGRVCENVLGHDVAAMKSSSGFQALLLRGIEWAATGEVQSAVPGELKK, from the coding sequence ATGTTGCGATTGTTATCACTGCTGTGCGTCGTTTGTCCATTGACACTGAATGCACAAGACCGCAAGCCCATCCATGTGCTTATCATTACCGGCGATCATGGACATGCCTGGAAAGAAACTACCCCGTATCTTCGCGACTTGCTCAGCGGGGCTGGCATGAAGGTGGAAGTGACCGAAACACCGAGCACCGATCTTACCGAGAAGAACCTGGCTCGCTTCGATGTACTGCTGCTCAACTACAAGGATACCCGCAATGGCACACCCGCTTCGCGCTGGACCGATGCGAACAAACAAGCTTTTACGGATGCTGTCAAATCAGGCAAGGGACTGGTGGTTTATCACCACGCCTCCTCGGCATTTGTGGGCAATGCAGCATTTGATGCCGAGTTTGAAAAGATGATCTCTGGCGGATGGAGAAAACAGGGCAACCACGGCAAACGACATGAGTTCAATGTCACCATCCGCAAGAATGACCACCCCATTACCAGGGGCATGCCCAGTGAGTTTGCCCACAGCAACGATGAACTGTATCAGAACTCGAAGATGTTCCCCGACAGCACCACGTTGGCTACCGCATTCTCAGACAAGAAGATTGACCCGAAAAACTCCGGCCGTGAAGAACCGGTGGTCTGGGTGGCGATGTATGGCAAGGGTCGGGTGTGTGAGAATGTGCTCGGCCATGATGTCGCTGCAATGAAGAGCAGCTCGGGATTCCAGGCCTTGCTGCTCCGTGGCATCGAATGGGCCGCCACGGGTGAAGTGCAAAGCGCGGTGCCGGGAGAGCTGAAAAAGTAA